The DNA sequence CGCCGCGATACAAGGTCGCGTAGGACCGCTGCAGTTCGTGGCGCGTGACCACCCCGGCCTTGACGGCTTCGCCGCCGAGGATGATTTTCCCCATGGACAGAGGGTGGCAAGCCCCACCGACAAGCCCACGAGATCCCAGTTTTGCAGGCATCGCCCGAGTGGGCCTCTGCAAAAGTCGGATCTCGTGGAATACCGCGGCGAGCCGCGAATCAGGCAAGCGCGGCGAGCCGCGAATCAGGCAAGCGCGGCGAGCCGCGGATCAGGCAAGCGCGGCGAGCCGCGGATCAGGCAAGCGCGGCGAGCCGCGGATCAGGCAAGCGCGCGGCGGCCGGCCAGCGCGCGTCCCAGCGTGAGCTCGTCGGCGAACTCCAGGTCTCCGCCCATGGGTAGTCCCGACGCGATACGCGTGACGGCCAGTCCGGGAATGTCGCGCAACATCCGCACCAGGTAGGTCGCCGTGGCCTCCCCCTCGGTGTTCGGATCGGTCGCGATGATCACCTCGGCGACGTCGACACCGTCGACACGCTCACCGAGGCGGTTGAGCAGCTCGCGGATCCGCAGCTGATCGGGTCCGACGCCCGACAGCGGATCCAGCGCCCCGCCCAGCACGTGGTAGCGCCCGCGGAACTCCCGGGTGCGTTCCACCGCCTGCACGTCCTTGGGCTCCTCGACGACGCACACCAGCGACGCGTCACGGCGCGGATCGCTGCAGATTCGACACCGTTCCTCGTCGCTGACGTTGCCGCACACCTCGCAGAACGTCACCCCGTCGCGGATCTTGCCGAGCACCGCGGTGAGCCGGTCGATGTCAGGCGGTTCGACCGACAGCAGATGAAACGCGATCCGCTGGGCGCTCTTGGGCCCGATACCGGGCAGTTTGCCCAGCTCGTCGATCAGATCCTGGACGGGTCCTTCGAACATCTACGGGGACGTCACATGCCTGGCAGGCCGAGCCCGCCCATCCCGCCGGCCAACGGTCCGAGCCGGTCGTGGGCGAGGATCGTCACCTGCTTGGCGGCGTCGCCGATCGCCCCGACGATCAGGTCCTGCAGCGTGTCGACGTCGGAGGGGTCGACGACCTTGGGATCGATGGACACGGCCACCACCTCGCCGCTGCCGCGCATGGTGACCTGGACCAGACCGCCGCCGGCCTGGCCGTGGACCTCGGCGGTGGCGAGTGCCTCCTGGGCCTCCATCAGCTGCTGCTGCACCTGCTGCGCCTGCGCGAGGAGTGCGGACATATCGGGTTGGCCCTGGCCCTCAGGTTGCATGGTTCATCCTCTTGGTCCTGTTGCACAGTTGCACGTTTGATTGCATAACTGTCTCGACTTGGTTGCGCTCGCCCAGAAGCGACGCTTCGGCCTTTCAGCCTAGTCTCCATGCGGGCTACCGTGGCGCGGTGCACGTACCAGCAACTCTGCGTGTCGGTGCGCGGATGGCCTCGGCTCTGGCGGCCGCACTACTCGTCGCCGCGTCGACGCTGGCCAGCCCCGCGCAAGCCGCACCCACCAGCATCGCCGGCATGATCGTCTTCCTCGATCCGGGCCACCAGGGCACCAACGACGCGGCCACGCTCAGCAGACAGGTTCCCACCGGACGTGGCGGCACGAAGGACTGCCAGGCCAGCGGCAGCGCGACCGACGACGGCTATCCCGAGCACACCTTCAATTGGGACACCACGCTGCGGATCCGCCAGGCGCTGACCGCGCTGGGCGTGCGCACCGCGATGTCCCGCGGCGACGACAGCGGTCCGGGCCCGTGCGTCGACGAGCGGGCGGCGCTGGCCAACTCCATCCAGCCCAACGCCATCGTGTCGATCCACGCCGACGGCGGTCCGGCGACCGGCCGCGGGTTCCACGTGCTGTACTCGTCGCCGCCACTGAACCAGGCGCAGGCAGGGCCCGCGGTGCAGTTCGCGCGCACGATGCGCGACACCTTGGCCGGCTCGGGCATTCCCCCGGCGACCTACATCGGATCCTCGGGGCTGAACCCGCGTTCCGACATCGCCGGGCTCAACCTGGCCCAGTACCCGTCGATCCTCGTCGAACTCGGCAACATGAAGAACCCCGCCGACTCGGCGCTGATGAAGACACCCGAGGGGCGGCAGAAGTACGCCGAGGCGGTCGTGCGCGGCATCGCCGCGTTCCTGGCCGCCCAGCGGGGCTGAGCCGGACCCGGGTCACTCGGCGTCGACGCCGGTGCCCTCCAGGCCCACGGTGCCCTCGACCTCACGTTTGAGGTTGCCGAGCACCTCGGCCTGGATCCGGCGCAACCCGATCGGCGCGAAGATCTTCTCGAAGAAGCCGCCGATGCCACCCGCCCCGGTCCAGGACGTCTTCACCGTGACCGACGAGCCGGGACCGGCCGGGGCGACGGTCCAGTTGGTCACCATCGACGAGTTGGCGTCTTTCTCGATGACGGTGCGGCCGGCGACGTCGACGGTGGCCTTCACCTGGCGGGACCGCGACTTGGTGGCCTGCAGCGTCCACTCCGCGACGGTGCCCGCTCCCTGGCCGCCCTCGAGTACCCGGTAGCCGCTGTAGTGCGAGGACAGGATCTTCGGACGCATCGCCTCGTAGTCGGCGACAGCGCCGAGCACCGTCGCCGGGTCGGCGTCGATCAAGTCCGTGCTGGTCGCGCTGACCTGTGCCATCAGTGAGAACTCCTTGTCAAAGCCCGGTGCGGTCGCATCGGTTGCCACCGCGGACTAGCGTATATGTGTGTCTGTTGCCCCGACCGACGCACGGGCTGCTCACGCGCTCGGCGTGCAGCGGCTCCTCGAGAGCTATCGCGCCATCCCCGCCGACGCGACGGTGCGGCTCGCCAAACCGACCTCAAACCTGTTCCGCACCCGCGCCAAGACCTCCGCGCCGGGCCTGGACACCTCCGGGTTGACCGGCGTCATCTCCGTCGACCCCGAGCAGCGCACCGCCGACGTCGAGGGCATGTGCACCTACGAGGATCTCGTCGCCGCCACACTGCCGCACGGGCTGTCACCACTGGTGGTGCCGCAGCTCAAGACCATCACGCTCGGTGGCGCAGTCACCGGTCTGGGCATCGAGTCGGCATCGTTCCGCAACGGCCTGCCGCACGAGTCGGTGCTCGAGATGGACATCCTCACCGGCACCGGCGAGGTGGTGCGCGCATCTGCCGACGAGAACCCCGACCTGTTCCGTTCGTTCCCCAATTCTTATGGCACGTTGGGCTATTCGGTGCGATTGAGGATCGAGCTGGAACCGGTCAAACCGTTTGTCGCGCTGCGCCATCTGCGGTTCGACTCGCTGGATGCGCTCATCGAGACCATGGACCGGATCGTCGACACCGGCGGACTGGACGGCGAGCGGGTGGATTACCTCGACGCGGTGGTGTTCAGCGCGGAGGAAAGCTATCTGTGCCTGGGTGCGCAGACCGCGACGCCCGGCCCCGTCAGTGACTACACCGGCGCCCACATCTACTACCGGTCCATCCAGCACGCCACAGGCGAGAAGCATGACCGGCTCACCATTCACGACTATCTGTGGCGCTGGGACACCGACTGGTTCTGGTGCTCAAGGGCGTTCGGTGCGCAGAACCCGCGGATCCGCCGCTGGTGGCCGCGCCGGTTCCGGCGGAGCAGCTTCTACTGGAAGCTGATCGGCTACGACCAGCGCTTCGACATTGCCGATCGGATCGAGAAACGAAACGGCAGGCCGCCTCGCGAACGGGTGGTCCAGGACGTCGAGGTGCCCATCGAGCGCACCGTGGAGTTCCTGAGGTGGTTCCTCGAGACCGTGCCGATCGAGCCGATCTGGCTGTGCCCGTTGCGGCTTCGTGACGATCGCAGCTGGCCGCTGTACCCGATCCGGCCTCACCAGACCTACGTCAATGTCGGATTCTGGTCCTCGGTGCCTATCGGGCCGGAACCCGGGTACACCAACAAGATGATCGAACGCAAGGTCAGCGACCTCGACGGCCACAAGTCGCTGTATTCCGACGCGTTCTATGCCGCCGACGAGTTCGCCGCTCTCTACGGTGGTGAGACCTACGCGACGGTGAAGAAGGCCTACGACCCGGATTCTCGGTTTCTCGATCTGTACGCGAAGGCGGTGCGAAGACAATGACCACGTTTCGGGAACACACCACGGCCGGCCACGACGACGACCGAAAGCTCACCCTGGCCGAGATCCTCGAGATCTTCGCCGCGGGTCGGCTGCCGCTGAGGTTCACCGCGTATGACGGGAGCAGCGCCGGACCCGAGGACGCGTCCGTGGGGCTGGATCTGCGCACGCCGCGCGGCACCACCTACCTGGCGACCGCCCCGGGTGACCTGGGTCTGGCCCGCGCCTACATCTCGGGTGACCTGGAGTTGCACGGTGTGCATCCCGGCGATCCCTACGAGCTTCTCACCGCACTGGTGCAGAAGCTGGCCTTCAAGCGGCCGCCGGCCCGCGTGCTGGCGCAGATCATCCGTTCGGTCGGCATCGAGCATCTGCGGCCCATCTCCCCGCCGCCGCAAGAGGCGCTGCCGCGCTGGCGTCGCATCGCAGAAGGGCTGCGACACAGCAAGACCCGCGATGCCGATGCCATCCACCATCACTACGACGTGTCCAACAGGTTCTACGAGATGGTGTTGGGCCCGTCGATGACCTACACGTGCGCCTGCTACCCGCGTCCGGACGCATCGCTGGAGGAGGCGCAGGACAACAAGTACCGGCTGGTATTCGAGAAGCTGCGGCTGAAGCCCGGCGACCGCCTGCTCGATGTCGGCTGCGGCTGGGGCGGCATGGTGCGCTACGCCGCCCGCCACGGTGTGAGGGCCATCGGGGTGACGCTGTCGGCCCAGCAGGCGGAGTGGGCTCAGAAGGCCATCGCCGAAGAAGGCCTGGGCGATCTGGCCGAGGTGCGCCACAGCGACTACCGCGACGTGCACGAGTCGCAGTTCGACGCGGTGTCCTCGATCGGCCTGACCGAGCACATCGGGGTGGCCAACTACCCGAGCTACTTCCGGTTCCTGCAGTCCAAGCTGCGTACCGGCGGATTGCTGCTCAACCACTGCATCACGCGCCACGACAACCGGCACGGCCCCGCCGCCGGCAGCTTCATCGACCGCTATGTGTTCCCCGACGGGGAGCTCACCGGATCCGGGCGCATCATCACCGAGATGCAGGACGTCGGGATGGAGGTGGTGCACGAGGAGAACCTGCGTCACCACTACGCGATGACGCTGCGTGACTGGTGCGCCAACCTGGTGACGAACTGGGACGACGCGGTCGCCGAGGTCGGGATCGCCACGGCGAAGGTGTGGGGTCTCTACATGGCGGGCTCGCGGGTGGGATTCGAGCAGAACGCGATTCAGCTGCACCAGGTCCTGGCGGT is a window from the Mycolicibacterium poriferae genome containing:
- a CDS encoding SRPBCC family protein codes for the protein MAQVSATSTDLIDADPATVLGAVADYEAMRPKILSSHYSGYRVLEGGQGAGTVAEWTLQATKSRSRQVKATVDVAGRTVIEKDANSSMVTNWTVAPAGPGSSVTVKTSWTGAGGIGGFFEKIFAPIGLRRIQAEVLGNLKREVEGTVGLEGTGVDAE
- the recR gene encoding recombination mediator RecR, which gives rise to MFEGPVQDLIDELGKLPGIGPKSAQRIAFHLLSVEPPDIDRLTAVLGKIRDGVTFCEVCGNVSDEERCRICSDPRRDASLVCVVEEPKDVQAVERTREFRGRYHVLGGALDPLSGVGPDQLRIRELLNRLGERVDGVDVAEVIIATDPNTEGEATATYLVRMLRDIPGLAVTRIASGLPMGGDLEFADELTLGRALAGRRALA
- a CDS encoding YbaB/EbfC family nucleoid-associated protein, giving the protein MQPEGQGQPDMSALLAQAQQVQQQLMEAQEALATAEVHGQAGGGLVQVTMRGSGEVVAVSIDPKVVDPSDVDTLQDLIVGAIGDAAKQVTILAHDRLGPLAGGMGGLGLPGM
- a CDS encoding Rv3717 family N-acetylmuramoyl-L-alanine amidase; this encodes MASALAAALLVAASTLASPAQAAPTSIAGMIVFLDPGHQGTNDAATLSRQVPTGRGGTKDCQASGSATDDGYPEHTFNWDTTLRIRQALTALGVRTAMSRGDDSGPGPCVDERAALANSIQPNAIVSIHADGGPATGRGFHVLYSSPPLNQAQAGPAVQFARTMRDTLAGSGIPPATYIGSSGLNPRSDIAGLNLAQYPSILVELGNMKNPADSALMKTPEGRQKYAEAVVRGIAAFLAAQRG
- a CDS encoding class I SAM-dependent methyltransferase codes for the protein MTTFREHTTAGHDDDRKLTLAEILEIFAAGRLPLRFTAYDGSSAGPEDASVGLDLRTPRGTTYLATAPGDLGLARAYISGDLELHGVHPGDPYELLTALVQKLAFKRPPARVLAQIIRSVGIEHLRPISPPPQEALPRWRRIAEGLRHSKTRDADAIHHHYDVSNRFYEMVLGPSMTYTCACYPRPDASLEEAQDNKYRLVFEKLRLKPGDRLLDVGCGWGGMVRYAARHGVRAIGVTLSAQQAEWAQKAIAEEGLGDLAEVRHSDYRDVHESQFDAVSSIGLTEHIGVANYPSYFRFLQSKLRTGGLLLNHCITRHDNRHGPAAGSFIDRYVFPDGELTGSGRIITEMQDVGMEVVHEENLRHHYAMTLRDWCANLVTNWDDAVAEVGIATAKVWGLYMAGSRVGFEQNAIQLHQVLAVKLDAHGHDGGLPLRPWWTA
- a CDS encoding FAD-binding oxidoreductase produces the protein MSVAPTDARAAHALGVQRLLESYRAIPADATVRLAKPTSNLFRTRAKTSAPGLDTSGLTGVISVDPEQRTADVEGMCTYEDLVAATLPHGLSPLVVPQLKTITLGGAVTGLGIESASFRNGLPHESVLEMDILTGTGEVVRASADENPDLFRSFPNSYGTLGYSVRLRIELEPVKPFVALRHLRFDSLDALIETMDRIVDTGGLDGERVDYLDAVVFSAEESYLCLGAQTATPGPVSDYTGAHIYYRSIQHATGEKHDRLTIHDYLWRWDTDWFWCSRAFGAQNPRIRRWWPRRFRRSSFYWKLIGYDQRFDIADRIEKRNGRPPRERVVQDVEVPIERTVEFLRWFLETVPIEPIWLCPLRLRDDRSWPLYPIRPHQTYVNVGFWSSVPIGPEPGYTNKMIERKVSDLDGHKSLYSDAFYAADEFAALYGGETYATVKKAYDPDSRFLDLYAKAVRRQ